CGCGTTGCCGGTGCTGACCCTGCGCGGCACCGCCAGCCCGGTGATTTCTGCCGGTATGGTGTTTGCCGGCCTGGATAACGGCAAGGTGATTGCACTGAGCGTGTCTGATGGCCTCACCCGCTGGGAGCAGCGCGTGGCCATCCCGCAAGGCACTGCCGAGCTGGATCGTGTGGTGGATGTCGACGGCACCCCGCTGGTACGCGGTGAGCTGGTATTCGCCGCCAGCTATCAGGGGCGCGCCGTTGCCCTGTCGCGGGATGACGGCCGCGGCCTGTGGGCGCGTGACGCCTCAACCAACCACGGTGTGGCCGTGGGTGCCGGCCAGGTGTTCCTGAGCGGCGCCGATGGCAGTGTCCACGCCTACAATGTGGGTAATGGGCAGGTGCAATGGACCAACAGTGAATTACTGCGTCGCGAGCTGAGTGGGCCGGCCTATTTCGGCGATGTGGTGGTGGTTGGCGACCTGGAGGGCTATGTCCACGCGCTGGATCCGTCCACCGGCCGCTTTGTGGGGCGTACCCGTATCGATCGCGACCCGGTGCGTATCCCGCTGCTCGCGGATGGCGACCTGCTGTTTGCCCTGTCGGACGACGGCGAGCTGGTGGCACTGCGCCTGGAGCGCTAAACCCCGAGTTTATTTTGGCGGGTTTTCGAACCCGCCTGAGGCGCCTGCTTGCAGGCGAACCTGAACCGCCCGCACTCCTGCGGGCGTTCGTATTTCTGGCAAAACTGTTTTGCCCCGAGAAGATCCGATTATGTTGCCTGTAATTGCCCTGGTAGGGCGCCCCAATGTGGGTAAATCCACCCTGTTTAACCGGCTCACCAAAAGCCGCGACGCCCTCGTG
The nucleotide sequence above comes from Microbulbifer salipaludis. Encoded proteins:
- the bamB gene encoding outer membrane protein assembly factor BamB — translated: MIGTYTGVRASAGKVLNRVAAVALAAVISACASNDEKEDTDPVKLTEITETVQLREAWSQNIGDIDALRYAMLKPGIIDGKVIAANSEGNVFAFDRASGKRLWKVDIDQSISGGVGVGLGMAVVADYRGRIVALNLQDGSQLWTSQLGGEVVATPAVGSGMVVVQTVDGKLLGLDASSGEQQWRHNTALPVLTLRGTASPVISAGMVFAGLDNGKVIALSVSDGLTRWEQRVAIPQGTAELDRVVDVDGTPLVRGELVFAASYQGRAVALSRDDGRGLWARDASTNHGVAVGAGQVFLSGADGSVHAYNVGNGQVQWTNSELLRRELSGPAYFGDVVVVGDLEGYVHALDPSTGRFVGRTRIDRDPVRIPLLADGDLLFALSDDGELVALRLER